One region of Duncaniella freteri genomic DNA includes:
- a CDS encoding DUF2586 family protein yields MATSLNIQRQNGNVPKSLPGEDHITGFVVYLPAADIPAAFKTDHVQPLSTIDAAEAAGIKEDAASWGVRVLHYQLSELYRINPAVSLYVAIFEKPQGESQTFAELKTVQNFAAGRIRQIGVWCGDRTLSGDDLTALQGVADALAGEEAELSVVYAPKVGTLNTMPVNLAGENKSRVSVVIGQAGSGKGADLFNDKTNTGKASVSGLGVVMGLLSSAKVHQCIAWIKEFPTGVSLPAFGDGTLLRDVDKALLETLDTARYLFFITHTGQAGSYMNDSHTMDSAISDYAAIESVRTMDKAVRGIRTYVKPELGGNVYVDASTGQLASYTVAHLETVANQALEAMERAGELSGYKVEIDPEQDVASTSLVEFVIKNVAVPVMRHVRIKIGFAKSV; encoded by the coding sequence ATGGCAACAAGTCTGAATATACAGAGACAGAACGGCAATGTCCCCAAGTCTCTGCCCGGTGAGGACCATATAACCGGTTTTGTGGTCTATCTTCCGGCGGCAGATATTCCGGCCGCGTTCAAAACCGACCACGTGCAGCCACTCAGCACCATTGACGCGGCGGAGGCTGCGGGTATTAAGGAGGATGCAGCAAGCTGGGGCGTGCGTGTGCTTCACTATCAGCTCAGCGAACTTTACCGAATTAACCCGGCTGTAAGCCTGTATGTGGCGATCTTCGAGAAGCCGCAGGGTGAGTCCCAGACATTCGCCGAGCTTAAGACAGTGCAGAACTTTGCGGCCGGCCGTATCCGTCAGATCGGCGTATGGTGTGGCGACCGCACCCTTAGCGGTGACGACCTCACGGCCCTGCAGGGTGTCGCGGACGCACTTGCCGGGGAGGAGGCGGAACTGTCTGTCGTGTACGCCCCGAAAGTGGGCACGCTCAACACAATGCCGGTTAACCTTGCGGGTGAGAATAAAAGCCGCGTCAGCGTGGTGATAGGTCAGGCAGGAAGCGGCAAAGGAGCAGACCTGTTTAACGACAAGACCAACACCGGGAAAGCAAGCGTCAGCGGTCTGGGTGTCGTTATGGGCTTGCTTAGCAGCGCAAAGGTTCACCAGTGTATTGCATGGATCAAAGAGTTCCCCACCGGTGTAAGTCTCCCGGCTTTCGGTGACGGTACACTGTTGCGCGATGTGGATAAAGCATTGCTCGAGACACTTGACACGGCGCGTTATCTGTTCTTTATCACTCATACCGGGCAAGCCGGAAGCTATATGAATGACAGCCACACAATGGACTCCGCAATCAGCGACTACGCAGCCATTGAGAGCGTGCGAACTATGGATAAGGCTGTGCGCGGCATACGCACATACGTAAAGCCGGAACTCGGCGGCAACGTATATGTTGACGCTTCCACCGGACAGTTGGCAAGCTATACCGTGGCGCATTTGGAAACTGTGGCAAACCAAGCCCTCGAGGCTATGGAACGAGCCGGGGAACTTAGCGGCTACAAAGTTGAGATAGACCCGGAGCAGGATGTCGCAAGCACCAGCCTGGTAGAGTTCGTAATCAAGAATGTTGCAGTCCCGGTTATGCGACATGTGAGAATTAAAATCGGGTTCGCTAAATCCGTATAA
- a CDS encoding N-acetylmuramoyl-L-alanine amidase yields MATLKQGSRGAEVKALQQRLNLIPDGIFGPLTEEAVKEFQKRKGLTADGIAGAQTLAAMGATPGKRKVDEIILHYTATPEGEEFSNTRIKASHLARGFSDIGYHYVIGLNGEIRPGRSEAVAGAHCTGHNTRSIGVCYVGGCPPRKTPNWQNIGKDTRTPAQEATLVKLVKELLKKYPGATVHGHNEFANKPCPGFDVKKWLTKVGIKQ; encoded by the coding sequence ATGGCTACACTGAAACAAGGAAGCAGAGGCGCGGAGGTAAAAGCCCTGCAACAGCGGTTAAACCTCATACCTGACGGTATTTTCGGACCGTTGACCGAGGAAGCCGTCAAAGAGTTTCAGAAGCGTAAGGGGTTAACGGCTGACGGAATAGCCGGAGCGCAGACACTTGCAGCTATGGGCGCGACACCCGGAAAGCGCAAGGTCGATGAAATCATTCTGCACTATACGGCAACGCCGGAGGGTGAGGAGTTTTCAAATACCCGGATAAAAGCAAGCCATTTGGCGCGTGGCTTTTCTGATATAGGCTACCACTATGTTATCGGACTAAACGGGGAAATCCGCCCCGGGCGGTCCGAGGCAGTGGCCGGAGCGCATTGCACCGGACATAATACGCGGTCAATCGGTGTGTGTTACGTTGGCGGATGTCCGCCACGTAAGACCCCGAATTGGCAAAATATCGGGAAGGACACACGAACCCCGGCACAAGAGGCTACGCTTGTAAAGTTGGTTAAAGAACTTCTCAAGAAATACCCCGGCGCTACTGTTCACGGTCATAACGAATTTGCTAATAAACCGTGCCCCGGCTTCGATGTAAAAAAATGGCTCACAAAAGTGGGTATTAAACAGTAA